In Agrobacterium vitis, one genomic interval encodes:
- a CDS encoding sensor histidine kinase produces the protein MTMPSITRKLLLWLSGAITVLWLVAASCGAIVMQAEFGEIFDSALQETGDRLLPLVVDDIMQRDPLKSPVQILSTVDPNSDGYLIYQVRDASGRVLMHSHAEAAAPLPAPLTPGFWQNDKYRIYTTTAVSDTIIVQVADSMKHRHISALAAGLAMLLPVIALVPLSVLAAWLIIRRSLLPVEQFRQEISEKDHGNLAEIDLSPLPKELQPIGRSVNLLLTRLRAALDAEREFTANSAHELRTPIAGALAQTQLMLAQLKEPEARARASQVETSLQKLASLAEKLLQLSRAEAGIGSTGQPVDLVPVLDLVVEDFQRATGNAIVYRHPPTATLPRAVSEDAFAIVIRNMIENAVRHGTQGAPVEVTLGEDGTIRVVNGSPVLPPEQLIAIRKRFQRANATTPGSGLGLSIIERLSEQMNARFDILSPASGRQDGFEARIRI, from the coding sequence ATGACCATGCCAAGCATTACCCGCAAACTTCTCTTGTGGCTTTCCGGCGCGATTACCGTGCTTTGGCTGGTCGCGGCAAGCTGTGGCGCCATCGTCATGCAGGCTGAGTTTGGCGAGATTTTCGACAGCGCTCTGCAGGAGACCGGTGACAGGCTTTTGCCATTGGTCGTTGATGACATCATGCAGCGCGACCCGCTGAAAAGCCCCGTGCAAATCCTCAGCACTGTCGATCCCAATTCCGATGGATATCTGATCTATCAGGTGAGGGACGCAAGCGGTCGAGTGCTGATGCACTCCCATGCCGAGGCAGCAGCCCCCCTGCCCGCGCCGCTGACACCCGGCTTCTGGCAAAACGACAAATACCGGATCTATACGACCACAGCGGTCAGCGACACGATCATCGTTCAGGTGGCCGACTCGATGAAACATCGGCATATCTCGGCTCTTGCGGCGGGTCTTGCCATGTTGCTGCCGGTGATTGCGCTCGTCCCACTCAGCGTTTTAGCAGCATGGCTGATCATCCGCCGTTCGCTCCTTCCCGTTGAACAGTTTCGACAGGAAATCAGCGAGAAAGATCACGGCAATCTGGCGGAAATCGACCTTAGCCCACTGCCCAAGGAATTGCAGCCCATAGGACGTTCCGTCAATCTTCTGCTCACCCGATTGCGGGCCGCTTTGGATGCCGAGCGCGAATTTACCGCCAATAGTGCCCACGAATTGCGCACCCCCATTGCCGGCGCCCTGGCGCAAACGCAATTGATGCTGGCCCAGTTGAAGGAGCCGGAAGCCCGTGCCAGGGCGAGTCAGGTGGAAACTTCGCTGCAAAAGCTAGCCAGCCTCGCGGAAAAACTGTTGCAATTGTCTCGTGCAGAAGCGGGCATCGGCTCGACCGGGCAGCCTGTCGATCTCGTACCCGTGCTCGATCTTGTCGTGGAGGATTTCCAGCGCGCCACGGGAAATGCCATTGTTTATCGACACCCGCCAACAGCAACCCTGCCACGCGCCGTCAGCGAAGACGCCTTTGCCATCGTCATTCGTAACATGATCGAGAATGCTGTGCGACATGGAACACAGGGTGCGCCGGTTGAGGTGACACTTGGCGAAGACGGCACGATCCGCGTCGTCAACGGTTCACCGGTTTTGCCACCCGAACAATTGATAGCCATCCGAAAACGCTTCCAACGTGCCAATGCAACCACGCCCGGATCGGGCCTCGGCTTGTCGATTATCGAGCGTTTGTCAGAGCAGATGAATGCCCGCTTCGACATCCTGTCACCCGCCAGCGGACGACAGGATGGATTTGAAGCCCGGATAAGGATTTAA
- the rhaI gene encoding L-rhamnose catabolism isomerase, which produces MTDLNITADAVAADNDKRASALTSDYTALGEKLARSNIDIDAITKSVSAFFVAVPSWGVGTGGTRFARFPGLGEPRHIFDKLDDCGVIQQLTRATPKVSLHIPWDKADPKELSAKAATLGLGFDAMNSNTFSDAVDQVYSYKYGSLSHVDAATRQQAIEHNIECIELGDQLGSKALTVWVGDGSNFPGQSNFTKSFERYLASMAEIYKTLPDDWRLFSEHKMYEPAFYSTIVQDWGTNYLIAQTLGPKAQCLVDLGHHAPNTNIEMIVARLIQFGKLGGFHFNDSKYGDDDLDAGSIDPYRLFLVFNELVDAQYRGVEGFHPAHMIDQSHNVTDPIESLIASANEIRRAFAQALLVDRAALDGYQNDNDALMATDTLKRAYRTDVEPILAKARLDAGGAIDPVSAYRASGYRAKVAAERPAVKGGSGGIV; this is translated from the coding sequence ATGACAGACCTGAACATCACTGCGGACGCGGTTGCCGCAGACAATGACAAGCGGGCAAGCGCGCTAACGTCAGACTATACGGCGCTTGGCGAAAAGCTGGCGCGCAGCAATATCGACATCGACGCCATCACCAAATCCGTTTCCGCGTTTTTCGTCGCCGTCCCCTCCTGGGGGGTCGGCACCGGCGGCACCCGTTTTGCCCGCTTTCCCGGACTGGGCGAGCCGCGTCATATCTTCGACAAGCTCGACGATTGCGGGGTCATCCAGCAATTGACCCGCGCCACACCGAAAGTCTCGCTGCACATCCCCTGGGACAAGGCCGATCCGAAGGAATTGTCGGCCAAGGCCGCCACTCTTGGTCTTGGCTTCGACGCTATGAACTCCAACACGTTTTCGGACGCCGTTGATCAGGTATATTCTTATAAATATGGCTCGCTCAGCCATGTCGATGCCGCAACCCGGCAACAGGCCATCGAACACAATATCGAATGTATCGAACTTGGCGATCAACTCGGCTCGAAAGCTCTGACCGTCTGGGTTGGCGACGGCTCCAACTTTCCAGGCCAGAGCAATTTTACCAAGTCATTCGAGCGCTATCTCGCGTCGATGGCCGAGATCTACAAAACGCTGCCGGATGATTGGCGGCTATTTTCCGAACACAAGATGTATGAACCGGCCTTCTATTCCACCATCGTTCAGGATTGGGGCACCAACTACCTGATTGCCCAGACGCTGGGGCCGAAGGCACAGTGCCTTGTCGATCTCGGACACCACGCGCCTAATACCAATATTGAAATGATCGTGGCGCGGCTGATCCAGTTCGGCAAGCTGGGCGGCTTCCACTTCAACGACTCGAAATATGGCGATGACGATCTGGATGCCGGTTCCATCGACCCTTACCGCTTGTTTCTGGTGTTCAACGAGCTTGTCGATGCGCAGTATCGCGGCGTTGAAGGCTTCCACCCTGCCCATATGATAGACCAGTCGCATAATGTGACTGATCCGATTGAAAGCCTGATTGCCAGCGCCAACGAAATCCGCCGGGCTTTTGCCCAGGCCCTGCTGGTGGATCGCGCCGCACTGGACGGCTATCAGAATGATAATGATGCGCTGATGGCAACCGACACGTTGAAACGCGCCTATCGCACCGATGTGGAGCCGATCCTGGCAAAGGCCCGGCTGGACGCAGGCGGCGCAATCGATCCGGTCTCGGCTTATCGTGCCTCCGGTTACCGCGCCAAAGTTGCGGCAGAACGGCCAGCGGTCAAAGGAGGCTCTGGCGGCATAGTATAG
- a CDS encoding copper homeostasis protein CutC has product MAEREPEKNHGGLLEVCVDSVAGLEAAIVGGADRIELCAALDCGGLTPTSGLMQRAAQAPIPVFAMIRPRAGSFVFSTDEVAVMGADIQAARQAGLAGVVLGASLPDGRLDLEVLGKLTAVASGLAMTLHRAFDLVPDFEEALEQAIALGFGRILTSGGAQSVVSGFDRLKSLSKAADGRIVIMPGGGLRPDRIAPFWQAGLREFHASCSAPIEADPVLVEFGFAKAGQMQTDSDVVRRLAEAIGNCRTLP; this is encoded by the coding sequence ATGGCAGAACGTGAACCAGAAAAGAACCATGGCGGTTTGCTGGAAGTCTGCGTCGATTCCGTTGCAGGGCTGGAGGCGGCGATTGTCGGTGGCGCCGATCGGATTGAGCTTTGCGCCGCTCTTGACTGCGGGGGGCTGACGCCGACGTCAGGTCTGATGCAGCGCGCCGCTCAGGCACCGATCCCGGTTTTTGCGATGATCAGGCCACGGGCAGGCAGTTTCGTGTTCTCAACCGATGAGGTCGCCGTCATGGGGGCGGATATCCAAGCTGCGCGGCAGGCAGGGCTGGCGGGTGTCGTTCTCGGGGCGTCTCTGCCTGATGGACGGCTGGACCTTGAGGTGCTTGGCAAACTTACGGCGGTCGCGTCTGGCCTCGCCATGACATTGCACCGGGCTTTCGATCTTGTGCCGGACTTTGAGGAAGCGCTGGAGCAGGCGATTGCGCTGGGGTTTGGCCGAATTCTCACGTCCGGTGGCGCGCAATCCGTCGTCTCCGGTTTCGATCGACTGAAATCGCTTTCAAAGGCGGCAGATGGCAGGATCGTCATCATGCCCGGTGGCGGGTTGAGGCCTGATCGCATTGCGCCGTTCTGGCAGGCAGGCCTGCGGGAGTTTCACGCCTCTTGCAGCGCGCCGATCGAGGCTGATCCGGTTCTGGTCGAGTTTGGTTTTGCCAAGGCAGGGCAGATGCAGACCGACAGTGATGTGGTCCGGAGACTTGCCGAGGCAATCGGAAACTGCCGTACCCTGCCTTGA
- a CDS encoding PepSY domain-containing protein: MKIVLIALSITLALAGPILAGEKCAVPLKEWQPRESLQRKLEGEGWNVRSIRSGDGCYEAHAVDSSGNAVEAYFDPKTFKPIDQKD, translated from the coding sequence ATGAAGATTGTGCTGATTGCGTTGTCTATCACTCTGGCTCTGGCAGGCCCGATTCTGGCTGGGGAAAAATGCGCGGTGCCGCTGAAAGAATGGCAACCCCGAGAGAGTTTGCAGAGAAAGCTTGAAGGAGAGGGCTGGAATGTTCGCTCCATCAGGAGCGGCGACGGGTGCTATGAGGCCCACGCTGTCGATTCCAGCGGCAACGCCGTCGAAGCTTATTTCGATCCGAAAACGTTTAAGCCGATTGACCAGAAAGACTGA
- a CDS encoding response regulator transcription factor — translation MRVLLVEDDAVLGQAIRDHVGAAGHAVDWMKGLQDAEACTRTVAYGLILLDLRLPDGNGIDFLKRLREHGDVTPIIILTAHDQISDRIEGLNSGADDYLVKPFNLDELTARILAVARRYAAKPNPVIRIGTLEINPAERRIADGAEAISLSSREWAVLDALLARPGAVVSKARIEEALYAFGSEIESNTVEVYVSRLRKKIGKDRLLTVRGVGYSIAGAA, via the coding sequence ATGCGGGTATTACTTGTAGAGGACGACGCTGTTCTGGGTCAGGCCATTCGCGATCATGTCGGGGCAGCCGGTCATGCGGTGGACTGGATGAAGGGGCTACAGGACGCTGAGGCCTGCACCAGAACCGTTGCCTATGGCCTGATCCTGCTCGACCTGCGTTTGCCTGATGGCAACGGCATCGACTTTCTGAAACGGTTGCGCGAGCATGGCGACGTGACCCCGATCATCATCCTCACCGCCCATGACCAGATCTCGGATCGGATCGAGGGCCTCAACTCCGGCGCTGACGACTATCTGGTCAAGCCATTCAATCTCGATGAGCTGACGGCGCGCATATTGGCGGTCGCGCGTCGCTATGCAGCAAAGCCAAATCCGGTCATTCGGATCGGCACATTGGAAATCAACCCCGCAGAGCGACGTATTGCCGATGGTGCCGAGGCCATTAGCCTCTCCAGCCGTGAATGGGCGGTGCTTGATGCGCTTTTGGCAAGGCCTGGTGCCGTAGTCTCCAAAGCCCGCATTGAGGAAGCCCTCTATGCGTTCGGATCGGAAATCGAAAGCAATACGGTGGAAGTCTATGTCAGCCGGTTGCGCAAGAAGATCGGTAAGGATCGCCTGCTAACCGTCCGAGGCGTCGGCTACAGCATTGCGGGAGCGGCATGA
- a CDS encoding acyl-CoA thioesterase, whose translation MTEIDEPQGELTLRTLAMPADTNPAGDIFGGWVLAQMDAAAGIRSSERAKGRTVTAAVKEVSFKRPVKVGDTVCIYTSISHVGRTSMTLYVECWVRRQFTQERQKVTDAHFIMVALDEKGAPRQVEPAAV comes from the coding sequence ATGACTGAGATTGACGAGCCTCAGGGCGAATTGACATTACGCACACTCGCGATGCCAGCCGATACCAATCCCGCCGGAGATATTTTTGGTGGCTGGGTTCTGGCGCAGATGGACGCAGCTGCTGGCATCCGCTCTTCCGAGCGTGCGAAAGGCCGCACGGTCACAGCAGCGGTCAAAGAAGTCAGCTTCAAGCGGCCGGTCAAGGTCGGCGATACCGTGTGCATCTACACATCCATCAGCCACGTCGGTCGCACCTCCATGACACTCTATGTCGAATGCTGGGTCCGCCGGCAGTTTACGCAGGAGCGCCAAAAGGTCACCGACGCCCATTTCATCATGGTGGCGCTGGACGAAAAAGGCGCGCCGCGCCAGGTGGAACCGGCAGCCGTATAG
- a CDS encoding bifunctional rhamnulose-1-phosphate aldolase/short-chain dehydrogenase codes for MTGQTAAGQPRLLDNRWDDVYAETLDEAGKLLYRSNLLGADKRITNYGGGNTSAKVMETDPLTGQMVKVLWVKGSGGDVGTIKLDGFATLYQDKLEALKGIYQGVHDEDRMVGFLPHCTFNLNPRAASIDTPLHGFVPFTHVDHMHPDAIIAIAASKNSKELTKVIFGDEIGWLPWRRPGFQLGLDLGAFVKANPQAKGVVLESHGLFTWDNDAKACYELTLDIINKAIQWFARETEGKVIFGGAATQSLPSAERRAIAARLMPEIRGRIGKAERKLGHFDDQDAVLEFVNSNHLQPLGALGTSCPDHFLRTKIRPLIVDFDPSQPDVDTVLTGLDAALEAYRADYNRYYDSCKHDNSPKIRDPNPVIFLIPGVGMLSFAKDKATARIAGEFYVNAINVMRGASTVSQYQGLPEQEAFDIEYWLLEEAKLQRMPKPKSLAGKVAFVTGGAGGIGRATAERLVAEGACVVLADIDAAALSETTADFTKRHGGDAIRSVQLDVTREDAVISAFAEASVEFGGVDILVSNAGIASSAPVEDTTLAMWNKNIDILATGYFLVSREAFRLFRRQALGGNVVFVASKNGLASSPNASAYCTAKAAEIHLARCLALEGADAGIRVNTVNPDAVLRGSKIWNGEWREQRAASSKIEVDDLEEHYRKRSMLKLNVFPEDIAETIYFLASDASAKSTGNIINVDAGNAQSFTR; via the coding sequence ATGACGGGCCAAACCGCAGCGGGCCAACCCCGCCTTCTCGACAATCGCTGGGATGACGTCTACGCCGAAACGCTGGATGAGGCAGGCAAGCTGCTTTACCGGTCCAACCTGCTTGGCGCTGACAAGCGCATTACCAATTATGGCGGCGGCAACACCTCGGCCAAGGTCATGGAAACCGATCCGCTCACCGGCCAAATGGTCAAGGTTTTATGGGTCAAAGGGTCCGGCGGCGATGTCGGCACCATCAAACTCGACGGTTTCGCAACGCTTTACCAAGACAAGCTTGAGGCGCTGAAAGGTATTTACCAGGGCGTTCATGACGAAGACCGCATGGTTGGCTTCCTTCCTCATTGCACATTCAATCTCAATCCGCGCGCGGCGTCCATCGATACGCCGCTGCATGGTTTCGTGCCGTTTACCCATGTCGATCACATGCATCCCGACGCGATCATCGCCATTGCCGCGTCGAAGAACTCGAAAGAGCTGACAAAAGTGATCTTTGGCGATGAGATCGGCTGGCTGCCCTGGCGCCGCCCCGGTTTTCAGCTTGGGCTTGATCTGGGAGCCTTCGTCAAGGCCAATCCGCAGGCCAAGGGCGTCGTGCTGGAAAGCCATGGCCTGTTCACCTGGGATAATGACGCCAAGGCCTGCTACGAGCTGACGCTTGATATCATCAACAAAGCCATCCAGTGGTTTGCTCGGGAAACAGAAGGCAAGGTGATTTTTGGCGGCGCGGCCACGCAAAGCCTGCCTTCCGCCGAACGTCGCGCCATTGCCGCCAGGCTGATGCCGGAAATTCGCGGGCGGATCGGCAAGGCGGAGCGCAAGCTTGGTCATTTCGACGATCAGGATGCCGTGCTGGAATTCGTCAATTCCAATCATCTCCAGCCACTCGGCGCGCTGGGCACCTCCTGCCCCGACCATTTCCTGCGCACCAAGATCCGGCCGCTGATCGTGGATTTCGATCCGAGCCAACCGGATGTGGATACAGTGCTTACCGGTCTCGATGCAGCACTCGAGGCCTATCGCGCCGATTACAACAGGTATTACGACAGCTGCAAACACGATAATTCTCCAAAAATCCGTGACCCCAATCCGGTGATCTTCCTCATTCCGGGCGTCGGCATGCTGTCTTTCGCCAAGGACAAAGCGACGGCCCGGATCGCCGGCGAATTCTACGTCAATGCCATCAATGTCATGCGTGGCGCATCCACCGTTTCGCAGTATCAGGGCCTGCCGGAGCAGGAAGCCTTCGATATCGAATATTGGCTGCTGGAAGAAGCAAAGCTGCAACGCATGCCCAAGCCGAAAAGCTTGGCCGGAAAGGTGGCTTTTGTCACCGGCGGCGCGGGCGGCATTGGCAGGGCTACTGCTGAGCGGCTGGTTGCGGAAGGGGCTTGCGTGGTTCTGGCCGACATTGACGCTGCCGCACTTTCTGAGACGACCGCTGATTTCACCAAACGCCATGGCGGTGATGCCATACGCTCGGTTCAACTGGACGTCACCCGCGAAGATGCCGTCATCAGCGCCTTTGCCGAGGCCAGTGTCGAGTTCGGTGGGGTGGATATTCTGGTCTCGAATGCTGGTATTGCCTCGTCCGCCCCCGTTGAAGACACCACACTTGCCATGTGGAACAAGAATATCGATATTCTCGCCACCGGTTACTTCCTGGTGTCGCGGGAAGCCTTCCGGCTATTCCGCAGGCAGGCATTGGGGGGCAATGTGGTGTTTGTCGCCTCGAAAAATGGTCTTGCCTCCTCCCCTAATGCCTCGGCCTATTGCACGGCCAAGGCAGCGGAAATTCATCTAGCGCGTTGCCTGGCGCTGGAAGGCGCCGATGCCGGAATCCGCGTCAACACCGTCAATCCGGATGCCGTGCTGCGCGGCTCGAAAATCTGGAACGGCGAATGGCGAGAACAGCGCGCGGCATCCTCCAAGATCGAGGTAGACGATCTCGAGGAACATTATCGCAAGCGCTCGATGCTGAAGCTGAACGTATTTCCTGAAGATATTGCCGAAACCATCTACTTCCTGGCTTCGGATGCGTCGGCAAAATCGACCGGCAATATCATCAATGTCGATGCGGGCAACGCCCAGAGTTTTACGCGCTAA
- a CDS encoding TetR/AcrR family transcriptional regulator, whose protein sequence is MARQDISDAGLPPVDTVAGRRRNSVKGAARREEILQAALNRFAKDGFQNAAIADIAEDVGLSLPGLLHYFPTKVDLLLAILERRDKETAPDLNKKTPHWRDFLGLLVEVTNQNMQSEGVVRAFSILNAESLLAGHPAQAWFHKRSLQLRHKLASIFAEGILNHEIKSDIDPQGIATEIIGLMDGLQMLWLRLPDSTDMGVLFAAYVERLIASIEVAEKP, encoded by the coding sequence ATGGCAAGACAGGACATATCCGATGCAGGCCTACCTCCCGTCGATACAGTCGCAGGCCGCCGCCGGAATTCGGTGAAAGGGGCCGCGCGGCGAGAAGAAATTCTGCAGGCTGCGCTCAACCGTTTTGCCAAGGATGGCTTTCAAAATGCTGCAATCGCAGACATTGCTGAGGATGTCGGCCTGTCTCTTCCTGGTCTTCTGCATTATTTTCCGACCAAGGTTGACCTTCTCCTGGCGATCCTGGAACGACGAGACAAAGAGACAGCGCCGGACTTAAACAAGAAAACCCCGCATTGGCGCGATTTCCTCGGCCTATTGGTTGAGGTCACCAACCAAAACATGCAATCGGAGGGGGTTGTGCGGGCATTTTCGATCCTTAACGCCGAAAGCCTGCTTGCAGGGCACCCGGCCCAGGCGTGGTTTCACAAACGTAGCCTGCAACTGCGCCACAAACTGGCCAGTATCTTTGCAGAAGGCATTCTGAATCATGAGATCAAATCCGACATCGATCCCCAAGGGATAGCAACGGAAATTATCGGCCTGATGGATGGCCTACAAATGCTCTGGCTGCGGCTGCCCGATAGTACAGATATGGGCGTCCTGTTTGCCGCTTATGTCGAGCGGCTGATCGCATCGATTGAGGTCGCTGAAAAGCCTTAA
- a CDS encoding DUF1003 domain-containing protein → MSNISPTSSHQSHQCCLCHKTVPPRHLHAVNSMRSSLIELIEAQCGPVAADARICDDDLSALRRQRVEKLLQEERGELSDLDRRVIADLGRDVSTVQTAAAENERPLRFGDRASDAVASFGGSWRFIIIFSIILVTWMAINSIGLFLRPFDPYPYILLNLLLSCVAAMQAPIIMMSQKRQEEKDRQRAENDYMINLRAELEIRQLHEKIDHQMAHQWARLAELQQIQIDLLEGRIYKKDI, encoded by the coding sequence GTGTCCAACATTTCTCCCACATCCAGCCATCAGTCGCATCAATGCTGCCTCTGCCATAAAACCGTTCCGCCAAGGCATTTGCATGCCGTCAACTCGATGCGATCTTCGTTGATAGAATTGATCGAGGCGCAATGCGGCCCCGTGGCCGCCGATGCCCGGATCTGCGACGACGACCTGTCAGCACTGCGTCGCCAGCGGGTCGAAAAACTGCTTCAGGAAGAACGCGGTGAGCTTTCGGACCTTGACCGACGCGTGATCGCCGATCTTGGCCGCGATGTTTCCACGGTTCAGACCGCTGCGGCGGAGAACGAAAGGCCGCTTCGGTTTGGGGATCGCGCCTCGGACGCCGTCGCCTCTTTTGGCGGTTCGTGGCGATTCATCATCATCTTTTCCATCATCCTCGTCACCTGGATGGCAATCAACTCTATCGGGCTATTTCTTCGGCCTTTCGACCCCTATCCCTACATCCTCCTGAATCTGCTACTGTCCTGTGTCGCCGCAATGCAGGCGCCAATCATCATGATGAGCCAGAAGCGCCAGGAGGAAAAGGATAGGCAGCGGGCGGAAAACGATTACATGATCAACTTGCGCGCCGAACTGGAAATCCGCCAATTGCATGAAAAGATCGACCACCAGATGGCCCATCAATGGGCGCGCTTGGCAGAGTTGCAGCAGATACAGATCGACCTGCTTGAGGGACGGATTTATAAAAAAGATATATGA
- a CDS encoding beta-glucosidase, giving the protein MIDSLLDEMTLEEQVSVLSGADFWTTVPVERLGIPKIKVTDGPNGARGGGSLVGGVKATCYPVAIALGATWNPALIEAMGVSLAGQVKSKGASVLLAPTVNIHRSGLNGRNFECYSEDPMLTAALAVAYIKGVQSQGVAATIKHFAGNESEIERQTMSSDIDERALREIYLLPFEQAVKKAGVMAVMSSYNRLNGTYTSEHNWLLTDVLREQWGFDGIVMSDWFGSHSTSDTINAGLDLEMPGPTRDRGEKLVQAVRDGTVRPETVREAAGRILTLLERVGAFSSAPDLSEHAEDLPADRALIRKIGAEGAVLLKNDNILPLEKASLKRVAVIGPNAAVARVMGGGSAQINAHYTISPLEGIRAALQGTADVQHSVACGNSRLVKLFSQPVTVEYFKGVNCKGTPVATDAVQTGEFFWFELPSPDLSLTDFSVRFTGTFMPQEDGPHLLGMTNSGLAKLYVDEELVVDGYTDWKRGENFFGTANDEIRHSVEMKAGRSYAIKVEYLSPPPEEYGIHITAIRFGIERILGEDAMVEAVECAKGADVALLFVGREGQWDTEGLDLPDMRLPGRQEELIERVSAVNPNCIVVLQTGGPVEMPWLEKVKAVLQVWYPGQELGNAVADMLFGDQEPGGRLPQTFPKRLSDNSAITNDPSIYPGKDGHVRYEEGVFVGYRHHDSRNIEPLFPFGFGLGYTSFHWDQPQGSVSEMTASGVTVSVRVTNTGKRAGSDVVQLYVEAPVSGVGRPLKELRAFAKIALEPGECGEVTLEISPRDLSYYDVDAAAFRAVAGQYRLLIGAHAQDIRSTITIHNPQEWLCAVDDRAI; this is encoded by the coding sequence ATGATCGACAGTCTGCTTGATGAGATGACCCTTGAGGAGCAGGTTTCCGTGCTATCAGGTGCGGATTTCTGGACCACTGTGCCGGTGGAGCGGCTCGGTATTCCAAAGATCAAGGTGACTGACGGGCCAAACGGCGCGCGCGGCGGCGGGTCACTGGTGGGTGGTGTGAAGGCGACATGCTATCCCGTGGCGATTGCGCTTGGTGCCACCTGGAACCCGGCGCTTATCGAGGCGATGGGTGTCTCTTTGGCGGGACAGGTGAAGAGCAAGGGTGCGAGCGTCCTTCTTGCGCCAACCGTCAATATCCATCGGTCCGGGTTGAACGGGCGCAATTTCGAATGCTATTCCGAAGACCCGATGCTGACGGCGGCTTTGGCTGTTGCTTATATCAAAGGCGTGCAGAGCCAGGGCGTGGCGGCCACGATCAAGCATTTCGCCGGCAATGAATCCGAGATCGAACGGCAGACGATGTCCTCGGATATCGATGAACGCGCCTTGCGCGAAATCTATCTTCTGCCCTTCGAACAGGCGGTGAAAAAGGCGGGTGTTATGGCGGTTATGTCCTCCTATAACCGGCTGAACGGTACCTATACAAGCGAACATAACTGGTTGTTGACGGATGTGCTGCGCGAGCAATGGGGCTTTGACGGCATTGTCATGTCTGACTGGTTCGGCTCGCATTCCACATCAGACACCATCAATGCCGGGCTTGATCTGGAAATGCCCGGCCCAACTCGTGATCGTGGTGAAAAGCTGGTGCAGGCGGTTCGCGACGGCACCGTCAGGCCAGAAACGGTGCGCGAAGCGGCGGGGCGCATTCTCACTCTGTTGGAGCGTGTCGGGGCGTTTTCGTCCGCGCCTGACCTGTCCGAGCATGCCGAAGATCTTCCCGCTGATCGGGCGTTAATCCGCAAAATTGGCGCTGAAGGTGCGGTCCTTCTGAAGAATGACAACATCCTGCCGTTGGAAAAAGCTTCCCTGAAGCGTGTCGCGGTTATTGGGCCAAATGCGGCTGTTGCCCGGGTGATGGGCGGCGGCAGCGCCCAGATCAATGCCCATTATACAATCAGCCCGCTGGAGGGCATTCGCGCGGCTTTGCAAGGCACTGCTGATGTGCAGCACAGTGTGGCCTGCGGCAATAGCCGGTTGGTCAAGCTGTTCTCGCAGCCGGTCACTGTCGAGTATTTCAAGGGCGTCAATTGTAAGGGTACTCCTGTTGCAACGGATGCGGTGCAGACAGGGGAGTTTTTCTGGTTCGAATTGCCGTCGCCGGATCTGTCTCTGACGGATTTCTCAGTGCGTTTCACCGGCACCTTCATGCCGCAGGAGGATGGTCCGCATCTGCTGGGCATGACCAACTCCGGCCTTGCCAAGCTATATGTCGATGAAGAACTGGTAGTTGACGGCTATACCGATTGGAAGCGCGGCGAAAATTTCTTTGGCACCGCCAATGATGAAATTCGGCACTCGGTGGAGATGAAGGCTGGCCGTAGTTACGCAATCAAAGTTGAATACCTGTCGCCACCCCCAGAAGAATACGGCATCCATATCACCGCGATTCGCTTCGGCATCGAAAGAATTCTCGGTGAAGACGCGATGGTGGAAGCAGTAGAATGCGCAAAAGGCGCGGATGTGGCGTTGCTCTTTGTTGGGCGCGAGGGGCAATGGGATACGGAAGGTCTCGATCTGCCCGATATGCGCCTGCCGGGCCGTCAGGAAGAATTGATCGAGCGCGTTAGCGCCGTTAATCCGAATTGCATTGTTGTGCTGCAAACGGGTGGGCCGGTTGAAATGCCTTGGTTGGAAAAGGTCAAGGCGGTGCTTCAGGTCTGGTATCCAGGCCAGGAGCTTGGCAATGCCGTGGCTGATATGCTGTTTGGCGATCAGGAGCCGGGCGGGCGTCTCCCGCAGACGTTTCCAAAGCGGTTGTCGGATAATTCCGCCATCACAAATGACCCGTCGATCTATCCCGGCAAGGATGGCCATGTGCGTTATGAGGAAGGGGTGTTTGTCGGTTACCGTCATCACGACAGCCGTAACATCGAGCCGCTTTTTCCCTTCGGGTTCGGGCTAGGCTATACCAGCTTTCATTGGGATCAGCCTCAGGGCTCCGTTTCCGAAATGACCGCATCCGGCGTGACAGTCTCCGTCAGGGTCACCAATACCGGAAAACGGGCAGGGTCCGATGTGGTGCAACTTTATGTCGAGGCACCTGTCTCTGGTGTTGGACGCCCATTGAAGGAGTTGCGGGCCTTCGCCAAGATTGCCCTGGAGCCAGGTGAATGCGGCGAAGTGACCCTTGAAATCAGCCCGCGCGACCTGAGTTATTACGATGTCGATGCAGCGGCATTCCGGGCGGTAGCGGGTCAGTATCGGCTATTGATCGGCGCCCATGCACAGGACATCCGCAGCACGATCACGATTCACAATCCGCAGGAATGGCTTTGTGCTGTTGACGACAGGGCGATCTGA